The genomic DNA CGACCGACGCCGGCAATGCCGACCTCGCCCTGAAGCCGGAAGACCTCTACAAGGCGCTCGCTGCTGAAGTCGTCGTCGACGGCAAGATCGTCGCCAACCCCTACAAGAAGTGGTCCGAAGTCAACGCCGCCCTGCCGGCCGTCGAAATCGCCGCTTACATCCCGGGCGAAAAGCACGGCACCCGCGAAGTCTTCGAAGAGAAGATCCTCGCTGCAGGCTGCAAGAACGCTGGCGCCGTTGACGTGATCAAGGCTGCCGTTGCCGATGAAAAGCAGCAGCACAGCAAGTGCGTCGCAGTCCGCAAGGACGGCCTGGCTGTCGACATCGACGGCGACTACACCGAAACGCTCGCCCGTATCGCTGCCAACAAGAACGGCATCGGCGTGTTCGGCCTGTCATTCTACGAAAACAACGCCGACAAGCTGAAGGTCGCGACCGTCAACGGCATCGTACCGTCGACCGAAACGATCGCTTCCGGCGAGTACCCGGTTTCCCGCCCGCTGTACTTCTACGTCAAGAAGGCACATCTCGGCGTTATCCCGGGCCTCAAGGAATATGTTGAGTTCTTCCTCGACGACCAGATGATCGGCCCGGAAAGCCCGCTCGCCGAATACGGCCTCGTTGCCGCTCCGGACGCTGAGCGCGAAGAAATCCGCAAGGCTTTCTCTGCCGGCAACATGCTCTGATAATGACAAGCCCCGGCGCGATGTCTTCGCGCCGGGGCATGCCTTCATTCGATTTGCCGGCACCCATGACGGGCGATGCCGGGGAGACGTGCGGATGAGTACTTCGCTCCTTCTTTTGCTCATTATTGTTATTGGTTTCATTGCTTATTTTGCAGGCCGCGCCCGTTCGCTGGCGCAGTCCGGCGGCAAGCTCTCCAACCTGCATTCACTGCCGGGCTATCACGGTAGCTACGTCGCCATCTGGGCGATGCTTCCGGCCGCACTCGTTCTCGGCACCTGGCTGTTCGCCGCTCCCGTCTATATCGACGGAAGCACGCGCGCGGCCCTGCCGGATACCGTCCAGAGCCAGGGCCCTGCCGCCGTGCAGCTCGCGCTCGGTCAGGTCAAATCCGTTGCCGGTGGCCTTCTGCGCCTGAGCGGCGAGGAACTCGCAGCCCTTGAGAGCGGCTCCGCCAATCTTCGCGCGACGCTCGCGTCCAAGGGCGTTGCCCTTGCTGGCGAAGGCGATCCCTACATGGTCACCGTCGCCAAGCACTTCAACGCGATGACCGCGACCAACCGCTGGCTGATGACGGTCGCCGTTCTGCTGATCGCGATTGCCGGCGGCGTCTACGCCATCCGCAACGTCGCGACCCGCTTCCGCGCCCGCAACCAGGTCGAGCGGGTCATTCTCGGCTCACTGATCGTCGCGTCCTCCATCGCCATCCTGACGACGGTCGGCATCGTCGCCTCGATGCTGTCGGAAGCCGGACGCTTCTTCACCATGGTCTCGCCGTTCGAGTTCTTCTTCGGCACGGTCTGGGATCCGCGGTTTGCCGCTGCCGGCAGCGGCGGCGCTTCGGGCCAGTTCGGCCTCATCCCGCTTCTTGCCGGCACGCTCTACATCGCCTTCGTCGCCATGCTGTTTGCGGTGCCGATCGGCCTCTTCGCGGCGATCTACATGGCGGAATATGCAAGCCCGCGCCTGCGTTCGACCGCAAAGCCGCTGCTCGAAGTGCTCGCCGGCATCCCGACCATCGTCTACGGTTTCTTTGCGCTGGTGACCGTTGGCCCGTTCCTGCGTGACATCTCCGCCCAGATGAACGGTCTCATGACCGGCAACTACCAGAACTTCATCCAGGCACAGAGCGTTCTGACGGCGGGCATCGTCATGGGCATCATGCTGATCCCATTCGTGTCGTCGCTGTCGGACGACATCATCACCCAGGTGCCGCGGGCACTGCGTGACGGCTCGCTCGGCCTTGGCGCCACCCGCTCGGAGACGGTCAAGAAGGTCATCCTCCCGGCAGCCCTCCCGGGCATCGTCGGCGCGCTGCTGCTCACCGCCTCGCGCGCCGTCGGCGAGACCATGATCGTGGTGCTGGCAGCCGGTGTGGCGGCCCGCATGCAGATCAATCCCTTCGAGCCGATGACGACGGTGACCGTTAAGATCGTCAACCAGCTGACAGGTGACCTCGAGTTCACCTCGCCGCAGACGCTGGTGGCCTTCGCACTGGGCATCACGCTCTTCGTCATCACGCTCGGCCTCAACATTTACGCGCTCTACATCGTGCGCAAATACCGGGAACAGTACGAATGACCGACATCGCTTCCCCGACCGTCCGGATCTCCGCCCGTCCCGCATCCGCCAAGCGCGATATCGGCATCAAGCGTCGCTATGCTGCCGAACGCCGGTTCCGCTTCTACGGCATGGCCGCGATCAGCACCGGTCTCTTCTTCCTGGCATTGCTGTTGTGGACCGTCTTTTCCAACGGCTACACCGCATTCCAGCAGACGACGATTACGCTGCCGATCGAATTCACCGAAAAGGTCATCGACCCCAAAGGCGAACGCGCGACCGACGGCAAGGTGCTGATGACCGCCAACTATCCGCTGTTGGTGCGCGACGCGCTCGTCAAGCAGCTCGGCATCGACGCCACCAAGCGGCCGCAGGTCAAGCAGGCGACCGACATGGTTTCCGCGAGCTCCCGCACGCTCCTGCGCGACATGGTCGCCGCGGACCCGTCGATCATCGGCAAGACGGTTCCCGTCACGCTGCTGGCCGAGGCCAACATCGACTCCGCCTTCAAGGGCCAGATCGATCTCTCGGTCGATGAGGGCAAGCGCAAGGTCAAGGACCAGCAGGTCACCTGGATGAACGAGCTGGCGAGCGCCGGCATCCTGAAGAAGAGCTTCAACACCGGCATCTTCACCTTTGGCGCCTCCAGCCGTCCCGAAGCGGCAGGCGTCGGCGTCGCGGCCCTCGGTTCGCTCTACATGATGCTGATCGTGCTGGTGCTGTCGCTTCCGATCGGCGTCGCCGCCTCGATCTACCTCGAGGAGTTTGCGCCGAAGAACCGGCTGACCGACCTGATCGAGGTCAACATCAACAACCTCGCGGCCGTTCCGTCGATCGTCTACGGCCTCCTGGGTCTCGCCGTCTTCATCAACTTCGCCGGCATGCCGCGCTCGGCAGCCGTCGTCGGTGGCTTCGTGCTGACGTTGATGACCCTGCCGACGATCATCATCGCCACCCGTGCGGCGTTGAAGGCGGTCCCGCCGTCGATCCGCTCGGCGGCCCTCGGTCTCGGTGCGTCGAAGATGCAGACCATCTTCCACCACGTGCTGCCGCTGGCGATGCCGGGCATCCTGACCGGCACCATCATCGGTCTTGCCCACGCGCTTGGTGAAACCGCGCCGCTGCTCCTGATCGGCATGGTCGCCTTCGTCGTCGATTTTCCCGGTTCGCCTATGGAACCGTCGACGGCACTGCCGGTGCAGATCTACATGTGGGCCAACGAGGCGGAACGCGCCTTCGTCGAGCGCACCTCCGGCGCAATCATCATTCTTCTCATCTTCCTGGTCGTCATGAACCTTGGAGCCATTCTGTTGCGACGTCGCTTTGAGCGCCGCTGGTAGTGAGGTAATTACTATGAACATCATGTCAGAAGCAGCAGTCGAGAAGGCTCTGGATCAGAAAATGAACACCGTGCCCTACAAGATGATCGGCAAGGATGTGTCGGTCTATTACGGCGAGAAGCGTGCGCTTTTCGACGTCAACCTCAACATCCGCGAGAACACGGTCACGGCGCTGATCGGTCCTTCGGGTTGCGGCAAGTCGACCTTCCTGCGCACGCTGAACCGCATGAACGACACGATCGAGAACTGCCGCGTCACCGGCAAGATCACGCTCGACGAGGACGACATCTACGACCCGACGATCGACGTCGTCGAACTGCGCGCCCGCGTCGGCATGGTCTTCCAGAAGCCGAACCCGTTCCCGAAGTCGATCTACGACAACGTCGCCTACGGCCCGCGGATTCACGGACTTGCCCGCACCAAGGCCGACTTTGACGAGGTGGTCGAGACCAGCCTGCAGAAGGCCGGTCTGTGGAACGAGGTAAAGGATCGTCTGCAGGAGCCCGGCACCGGCCTTTCCGGTGGTCAGCAGCAGCGTCTCTGCATCGCGCGTGCCGTCGCCGTGAGCCCGGAAGTCATCCTCATGGACGAGCCGTGCTCGGCTCTCGATCCGATCGCGACGGCCAAGGTCGAGGAACTGATCCACGAGCTGCGCACGAACTTCACGATCGTCATCGTGACCCACTCGATGCAGCAGGCCGCCCGCGTTTCGCAGCGCACCGCCATGTTCCACCTCGGCAATCTCGTCGAGGAGAACGACACCGACAAGATGTTCACCAATCCGGATGACCAGCGCACCCAGGATTACATCATGGGCCGCTTCGGCTGAGGCCGCATAAGGCTGCAACAGTAACTGCAAAGCGCCCGTAAGGATCGACGATCATGTCCATGCATATCATGTCCGCCTATGACGAAGAACTGAAGTACCTGACGCGCCGCATCTCGGAGATGGGCGGCCTCGCCGAACAGATGGTCGCCGAGTCCGTTCGCGCGCTGGTCAACTCCGATCTGGCTCTCGCACAGAAGGTGATCTCGGACGACACCGTCCTCGACGACGCCGAGCGCCAGATCGGTGAGAAGGCGATCGTCACGATCGCCAAGCGTCAGCCGGTCGCCGCCGACCTGCGTGAGATCATGGGGTCGATCCGCATCGCCTCCGATCTGGAACGCGTCGGCGACCTCGGCAAGAACACCGCCAAGCGCGTGATCGCGGTCGCCGGCTCCGGCATTCCGCGCAAGCTCGCCCGTGGCCTCGAGCATCTGGCAGAGCTCGCTCTCGTCCAGCTCAAGGAAGTGCTCGACGTCTACGCCTCGCGCTCGCCGGAAAAGGCCAACAGCATCCGCGAGCGTGACGAAGAGATCGACGCGATCTACACCTCGCTGTTCCGTGAGCTCTTGACCTACATGATGGAAGATCCGCGCAACATCACGCCCTGCACGCATCTTCTGTTCTGCGCCAAGAACATCGAGCGCATCGGCGACCACGCGACCAATATCGCTGAGACGATCTATTACATGGCGACGGGTGCTCAGCCGGAAGGCGAGCGTCCGAAGGATGACACCACGTCGACGCTGGGCTCGGTCAACGACTGAGCGCCAAGCGCGCCGTAAGCATGCATGCCCTTTGAAATCTGATCCGGTCGCGGCTTCGGTCGCGGCCCCGAATTCCTGTATCTGAAGCATGCGGTTTTCGCCCCGCCTTTGAAAACGGCGGATGTGCTCCAGATTTAGAGTGTCTGAGCGCCGGCCGGGCCGATGAGCCCAAAGGCCGCCCGCGGTAAGGAGACGTTACCTGATGTTGCCAAAAATCGCCGTAGTCGAAGACGAAGAGGCGCTGAGCGTTCTGCTGCGTTACAATCTGGAAGCCGAGGGCTTCGACGTCGATACGATCCTGCGGGGCGACGAGGCGGAGATCCGGCTTCAGGAGCGGCTGCCCGACCTGCTTATCCTCGACTGGATGCTGCCCGGTGTTTCCGGCATTGAACTTTGCCGTCGGCTGCGCCAGCGTCCGGAGACCGAACGTCTGCCGATCATCATGCTGACGGCGCGAGGCGAGGAAAGCGAGCGCGTCCGGGGTCTGGCGACGGGTGCCGACGACTACGTGGTCAAGCCCTTCTCGACGCCGGAGCTGATGGCGCGCGTCAAGGCGATGCTGCGCCGGGCAAAGCCCGAGGTGCTCTCGACGCTGCTTCGCTGCGGCGACATCGAACTCGACCGCGAGACCCACCGCGTTCATCGCCGCAGCCGCGAAGTGCGCCTCGGCCCGACCGAGTTCCGTCTTCTGGAGTTCCTCATGTCCTCGCCGGGCCGCGTCTTCTCTCGCTCGCAGCTTCTGGATGGCGTCTGGGGGCATGACATCTATGTCGACGAGCGCACCGTCGACGTGCATGTCGGTCGTCTGCGCAAGGCTCTGAACTTCTCGAACATGCCCGACGTCATCCGCACCGTTCGCGGCGCCGGCTATTCGCTCGAAAGCTGAGCGGTCTGAAAGTCGCCAACAAAAAAAGGGGCCGATCGGCCCCTTCCTTTATCAATGCGGTCCAGCTTCTTAGCGAGCCCTGCGGCGCTCCCCCGACGGCTGGTAGGCCAGCCGAGCATGGAAGGTGCAGTAAGGCGAGGCTTCCGGGGAATCGTTGCCGCAGAAGTGAAACTCTTCCTTCAGCGGGTCGCCGATCGGCCACTTGCAGGTGCGCTCGGTGAGCTGGGTCAGCTCGAGGCGGCGCGACATCGGCACGACAACGTCGGTGCGGGTGCTGAAATCCTGCTCGGCAACGAGATCGACTTCGATTTCTTCCTTGAGAACGACAGCGCCGGCCGCGCGTGCAACCGGGCGGGTCGAAACGCGCGAAGCGTAGTTCGGTGCGCGCGGTGCCGAAGTCGGGCGCTTCGGACGGGCTGCCGTCGTGGTGCTGCCGCCGGCCTTGGCGCGACCTGGCAGGCTCAGGCGGTGAACCTTGCCGATGACAGCGTTACGGCTGACGCCGCCGAGCTGTGCCGCGATCTGGCTTGCACTCAGGCCCTCGGACCAAAGCTTCTTCAGTTTCTCCACCCGCTCGTCAGTCCAGTTCATTTCTGCACTCTCCGTTCTCAGCGTTGGGGATGGCAGAATCCCTCACCGCACCCCGGCTAAACCCCGGGGTTGCAAACGCGATAACTCTTTTGGTGACTAGGTCCGCCGCATGCGTCTAGTAATTGAATGTTAACGTACTGACCGCTGGACTCTGTGGCAAGAGTCCCGGGAATCAGGCCGAATCGATTTCGTAGTTTTCCCCAACTTGCTCGGCCAGCGTTGCATTTTTGCAAGCCCTCCCGGACGATTTTTCTGCTGCCAGGAATCGACCCTTGATGTTGCGCTGCAAGGCTTGGTTTTGTTGACATTGCAGCGCGAAATGGGAATAGTGCCTGCGCCGCCGAAAGGCGGCATTTTTGATTTTTATCGGCCCGCGTGAGGCGCGGGATCGATGTCGATCTGGAGTGAAGGAGAGCCTCGCATGACTGCAACCACGCCGCTTTATGATACCTACATGCGCGCGCCGTTGCGTTTCGAGCGAGGAGAGGGCGCCTGGCTGATCGCCGAAGACGGCACGCGTTATCTCGATTTCGGTGCCGGCGTTGCCGTGAACTCGCTCGGCCACGCGCACCCGCACCTGGTCGAAGCGCTGAAGGCGCAGGCCGACAAGGTCTGGCACCTGTCCAACCTTTATGAAATTGCGGGCCAGGAAAGCCTCGGCCGCCGGCTGACGGCGGTGACCTTTGCCGACAAGGTCTTCTTCACCAATTCGGGCGCGGAAGCGCTGGAATGCGCCATCAAGACGGCACGGCGTTACCACTTCTCCAAGGGCCACCCGGAGAAGTTCCACGTCATCACCTTCGAAGGCGCCTTCCACGGCCGCACGATCGCGACGATCGCCGCCGGTGGTCAGCAGAAATACATCGAAGGTTTCGGGCCGAAGGCGCCGGGCTTCTACCAGGTTCCGTTCGGCGACATCGCCGCGGTCAAGAATGCGATCACCGAGGAAACCGCAGCGATCCTGATCGAGCCGATCCAGGGCGAGGGCGGCATCCGTCCGGCGACCAAGGAATTCATGCAGGAACTGCGCGCGCTCTGCGACGAGTTCGGCCTGCTTTTGATCCTCGACGAGGTCCAGACCGGCGTCGGCCGTACCGGCAAGCTGTTTGCCCATGAATGGGCGGATATCCGTCCGGATATCATGGCGGTCGCCAAGGGTATCGGCGGTGGCTTCCCGTTCGGCGCCTGCCTCGCGACTGAGGAAGCCGCATCTGGTATGGTGGCGGGCACGCATGGCTCCACATATGGCGGCAACCCGCTGGCCATGGCCGTCGGCAACGCCGTGCTCGACGTCGTTCTGGCCGACGGATTCCTGACGCATGTGCGCGATGTCGCGCTGGTCTTCCGCCAGGGCCTTGCGTCGCTCAAGGACCGCTTCCCTGATGTCATCGAGGACATCCGCGGTGACGGTTTGATGCTGGGCATCAAGGTGAAGGGCCCTTCGGCCGATCTGCTGAAGGAAATCCGCGCCGAAAAGCTCCTGGCCGTGCCGGCGGGCGAAAATGTGCTGCGTCTGCTGCCGCCGCTGACCGTGACGGCGGAAGAGGCGCGCGAGGGGCTCGCACGTATCGAACGCGCCGCCGAGGCGGTTCGCAAGGCAAGCGGCAACGCCGCGGCCTGAAGGTAGCGACCCAGGGACGACTAAGGCGTTAGAATGACCTTCGTGCGGGCACGTCGATAGCGTGCCGCACCAGG from Ensifer adhaerens includes the following:
- the pstB gene encoding phosphate ABC transporter ATP-binding protein PstB, with product MNIMSEAAVEKALDQKMNTVPYKMIGKDVSVYYGEKRALFDVNLNIRENTVTALIGPSGCGKSTFLRTLNRMNDTIENCRVTGKITLDEDDIYDPTIDVVELRARVGMVFQKPNPFPKSIYDNVAYGPRIHGLARTKADFDEVVETSLQKAGLWNEVKDRLQEPGTGLSGGQQQRLCIARAVAVSPEVILMDEPCSALDPIATAKVEELIHELRTNFTIVIVTHSMQQAARVSQRTAMFHLGNLVEENDTDKMFTNPDDQRTQDYIMGRFG
- the pstC gene encoding phosphate ABC transporter permease subunit PstC, whose amino-acid sequence is MSTSLLLLLIIVIGFIAYFAGRARSLAQSGGKLSNLHSLPGYHGSYVAIWAMLPAALVLGTWLFAAPVYIDGSTRAALPDTVQSQGPAAVQLALGQVKSVAGGLLRLSGEELAALESGSANLRATLASKGVALAGEGDPYMVTVAKHFNAMTATNRWLMTVAVLLIAIAGGVYAIRNVATRFRARNQVERVILGSLIVASSIAILTTVGIVASMLSEAGRFFTMVSPFEFFFGTVWDPRFAAAGSGGASGQFGLIPLLAGTLYIAFVAMLFAVPIGLFAAIYMAEYASPRLRSTAKPLLEVLAGIPTIVYGFFALVTVGPFLRDISAQMNGLMTGNYQNFIQAQSVLTAGIVMGIMLIPFVSSLSDDIITQVPRALRDGSLGLGATRSETVKKVILPAALPGIVGALLLTASRAVGETMIVVLAAGVAARMQINPFEPMTTVTVKIVNQLTGDLEFTSPQTLVAFALGITLFVITLGLNIYALYIVRKYREQYE
- a CDS encoding aspartate aminotransferase family protein; its protein translation is MTATTPLYDTYMRAPLRFERGEGAWLIAEDGTRYLDFGAGVAVNSLGHAHPHLVEALKAQADKVWHLSNLYEIAGQESLGRRLTAVTFADKVFFTNSGAEALECAIKTARRYHFSKGHPEKFHVITFEGAFHGRTIATIAAGGQQKYIEGFGPKAPGFYQVPFGDIAAVKNAITEETAAILIEPIQGEGGIRPATKEFMQELRALCDEFGLLLILDEVQTGVGRTGKLFAHEWADIRPDIMAVAKGIGGGFPFGACLATEEAASGMVAGTHGSTYGGNPLAMAVGNAVLDVVLADGFLTHVRDVALVFRQGLASLKDRFPDVIEDIRGDGLMLGIKVKGPSADLLKEIRAEKLLAVPAGENVLRLLPPLTVTAEEAREGLARIERAAEAVRKASGNAAA
- the phoU gene encoding phosphate signaling complex protein PhoU encodes the protein MMSMHIMSAYDEELKYLTRRISEMGGLAEQMVAESVRALVNSDLALAQKVISDDTVLDDAERQIGEKAIVTIAKRQPVAADLREIMGSIRIASDLERVGDLGKNTAKRVIAVAGSGIPRKLARGLEHLAELALVQLKEVLDVYASRSPEKANSIRERDEEIDAIYTSLFRELLTYMMEDPRNITPCTHLLFCAKNIERIGDHATNIAETIYYMATGAQPEGERPKDDTTSTLGSVND
- the pstA gene encoding phosphate ABC transporter permease PstA; its protein translation is MTDIASPTVRISARPASAKRDIGIKRRYAAERRFRFYGMAAISTGLFFLALLLWTVFSNGYTAFQQTTITLPIEFTEKVIDPKGERATDGKVLMTANYPLLVRDALVKQLGIDATKRPQVKQATDMVSASSRTLLRDMVAADPSIIGKTVPVTLLAEANIDSAFKGQIDLSVDEGKRKVKDQQVTWMNELASAGILKKSFNTGIFTFGASSRPEAAGVGVAALGSLYMMLIVLVLSLPIGVAASIYLEEFAPKNRLTDLIEVNINNLAAVPSIVYGLLGLAVFINFAGMPRSAAVVGGFVLTLMTLPTIIIATRAALKAVPPSIRSAALGLGASKMQTIFHHVLPLAMPGILTGTIIGLAHALGETAPLLLIGMVAFVVDFPGSPMEPSTALPVQIYMWANEAERAFVERTSGAIIILLIFLVVMNLGAILLRRRFERRW
- a CDS encoding GcrA family cell cycle regulator, with the translated sequence MNWTDERVEKLKKLWSEGLSASQIAAQLGGVSRNAVIGKVHRLSLPGRAKAGGSTTTAARPKRPTSAPRAPNYASRVSTRPVARAAGAVVLKEEIEVDLVAEQDFSTRTDVVVPMSRRLELTQLTERTCKWPIGDPLKEEFHFCGNDSPEASPYCTFHARLAYQPSGERRRAR
- a CDS encoding substrate-binding domain-containing protein; translated protein: MKALKLTVAALVASAAFAGAAAARDQVQVAGSSTVLPYAKIVAETFGETFPDFKTPVVESGGSSAGLKEFCKGVGPDTIDIANSSRKIKDSEVEACKAAGVTEIQEVKIGYDGIVFATDAGNADLALKPEDLYKALAAEVVVDGKIVANPYKKWSEVNAALPAVEIAAYIPGEKHGTREVFEEKILAAGCKNAGAVDVIKAAVADEKQQHSKCVAVRKDGLAVDIDGDYTETLARIAANKNGIGVFGLSFYENNADKLKVATVNGIVPSTETIASGEYPVSRPLYFYVKKAHLGVIPGLKEYVEFFLDDQMIGPESPLAEYGLVAAPDAEREEIRKAFSAGNML
- the phoB gene encoding phosphate regulon transcriptional regulator PhoB → MLPKIAVVEDEEALSVLLRYNLEAEGFDVDTILRGDEAEIRLQERLPDLLILDWMLPGVSGIELCRRLRQRPETERLPIIMLTARGEESERVRGLATGADDYVVKPFSTPELMARVKAMLRRAKPEVLSTLLRCGDIELDRETHRVHRRSREVRLGPTEFRLLEFLMSSPGRVFSRSQLLDGVWGHDIYVDERTVDVHVGRLRKALNFSNMPDVIRTVRGAGYSLES